One genomic window of Gopherus evgoodei ecotype Sinaloan lineage unplaced genomic scaffold, rGopEvg1_v1.p scaffold_279_arrow_ctg1, whole genome shotgun sequence includes the following:
- the LOC115640299 gene encoding helicase SKI2W-like — protein MSWRRGEHFRGRGRPAAEMERMKLPPRGPMELPLSMLEVGCAGRFELITRPEGPDGDTFPLSTLPHGLPPSAMALASELERRVLASPEWLPLHLFDRAPRVWLREKDVWSLLETDPTPVHSTLQTERDPTTGRILAFREVSAPARTPG, from the exons ATGAGCTGGCGGCGGGGGGAGCACTTCCGGGGCAGGGGGCGGCCCGCGGCGGAGATGGAGAGAATGA AACTGCCCCCCCGGGGGCCCATGGAGCTGCCCCTCTCCATGCTGGAAGTGGGCTGCGCCGGACGCTTCGAACTCATCACCCGCCCGGAGGGGCCCGATGGGGACACGTTCCCCCTCTCCACG ctgcCCCACGGGCTGCCCCCCTCCGCCATGGCGCTGGCCTCGGAGCTGGAGCGGCGCGTCCTGGCCAGCCCCGAATGGCTGCCCCTCCACCTCTTCGACAGGGCCCCCAG GGTCTGGCTGCGGGAGAAGGACGTCTGGTCGCTGCTGGAGACGGACCCCACCCCCGTGCACTCCACGCTGCAGACAGAGCGGGACCCCACCACGGGCCGGATCCTGGCCTTCAGAGAGGTGAGCGCGCCGgcccggacgccggg
- the NELFE gene encoding negative elongation factor E has product MLVLPPALTEEEEALQKKFAKLKKKKKALLALKKQQSSTSQASQGGIKRSISDQPVVDTATATEQAKMLVKTGAISAIKAENKNCGFKRSRTLEGKLKDPEKGPAPTFQPFQRSLSADDECQESRRPQRKSLYESFVSSSERLRDPEKEPEDERDLEKEPERGEGLHTFEWDYDRDRSRERSRERDRDRERDSSFRRSDSFPDRRAPRKGNTVYVYGTDMTQSLLRGAFSPFGTIIDLSMDNPRNCAFVTYEKMESADQAIAELNGAVVEDVQLKVSIARKQPMLDAATGKSVWGSLAVKNSAKGSHRDRRPQVVYNEDLF; this is encoded by the exons ATGCTCGTCCTGCCCCCCGCCCtcacggaggaggaggaggccctgCAGAAGAAGTTTGCTAAGCTGAAGAAGAAG AAAAAGGCTCTTCTGGCTCTAAAGAAGCAACAGAGTTCGACCAGCCAGGCCAGCCAGGGAGGCATTAAACGCT ccatcTCGGACCAACCGGTGGTGGACACGGCCACGGCCACGGAGCAGGCCAAGATGCTGGTGAAGACGGGAGCCATCAGCGCCATCAAGGCGGAGAACAAGAACTGCGGATTCAAGCGCTCGCGGACGCTGGAGGGGAAGCTGAAG GACCCTGAGAAGGGACCAGCCCCCACCTTCCAGCCCTTTCAGCGCAGCCTGTCAGCCGATGACGAATGCCAGGAG TCCCGGCGCCCCCAGCGGAAATCCCTGTACGAGAG CTTCGTGAGCTCCAGCGAGCGCCTGCGGGATCCCGAGAAGGAGCCGGAGGACGAGCGGGACCTTGAGAAGGAGCCGGAGCGCGGCGAGGGGCTGCACACCTTTGAGTGGGACTACGACCGGGACCGCAGCCGGGAGCGGAGCCGCGAGAGGGACCGGGACCGCGAGCGGGACAGCAGCTTCCGCA GGTCGGACTCGTTCCCGGACCGCCGCGCCCCGCGCAAGGGGAATACGGTTTACGTGTACGGCACCGACATGACCCAGAGCCTCCTGCGCGGAGCCTTCTCCCCCTTCGGCACCATCATCGACCTCTCCATGGACAACCCCCGCAA ctgcgCCTTCGTCACCTATGAGAAGATGGAGTCAGCGGATCAGGCCATCGCTGAG ctcAACGGGGCCGTGGTTGAGGACGTGCAGCTGAAAGTCAGTATCGCCCGCAAGCAGCCCATGCTGGACGCGGCCACTgggaaatctgtctggggatcacTGG ccgTGAAGAACAGCGCGAAGGGCTCCCACCGGGACCGGCGCCCGCAGGTGGTCTACAACGAGGACCTGTTctga